The Gemmatimonadota bacterium genome has a window encoding:
- a CDS encoding DUF4357 domain-containing protein, translated as MAEEAKRCELEGVAVPKVPTLDWADRADAESYLRDMLLCLPVIGIHFFEKSGKPGKITSILHLNGKGVEARGFEGSSGFTVLAGSQAVKETVQTMPSHLLDIRRDLQKKGVLEDTGTFLEFGQDYPFGSPSAAAGVILGRGAGPKEWKKKRQR; from the coding sequence TTGGCAGAAGAAGCCAAACGTTGCGAGTTGGAAGGTGTCGCGGTACCTAAGGTTCCCACCCTCGATTGGGCTGACCGGGCCGATGCCGAATCTTACTTACGCGACATGCTGTTATGCCTGCCGGTGATTGGTATTCATTTCTTCGAAAAATCGGGCAAACCAGGTAAAATCACCAGCATCCTGCACCTTAACGGGAAAGGCGTCGAAGCGAGAGGTTTTGAGGGATCAAGCGGGTTCACTGTGCTGGCGGGATCTCAAGCCGTTAAGGAAACTGTACAGACAATGCCCAGTCACCTATTGGACATCAGACGCGACCTTCAAAAGAAGGGGGTTCTGGAAGATACGGGTACTTTTTTGGAATTCGGACAAGACTACCCGTTCGGTTCACCTTCCGCGGCCGCTGGAGTCATTTTGGGACGAGGTGCAGGTCCTAAGGAATGGAAGAAAAAACGTCAGCGTTAA